A DNA window from Dictyoglomus sp. contains the following coding sequences:
- a CDS encoding sigma-70 family RNA polymerase sigma factor, translating into MDYNSLYLAYKPLLYKYLYLLHSKEIEWEDWKQQGETILLQLLKKHDETKGSLSSYLKKSLYYELLHYKKKIISQNNYYENLAFENYELERKINLRKLSKREREVINLLYFSRYSERETAKYLKISRRSVRTYKKRALNKLKVNKLHV; encoded by the coding sequence ATGGATTATAATAGTTTATATTTAGCTTACAAACCTCTTCTTTATAAATATCTCTATCTTCTACATTCTAAGGAAATAGAGTGGGAAGATTGGAAACAACAAGGAGAAACAATACTTTTACAACTTCTAAAAAAACATGATGAAACTAAAGGCTCTTTATCCAGCTATCTAAAAAAGAGTCTTTATTATGAGCTTTTACATTATAAAAAGAAAATAATTTCCCAGAATAATTATTATGAAAATTTAGCTTTTGAAAATTACGAATTAGAAAGAAAAATAAACTTGAGAAAACTTTCCAAGAGAGAAAGGGAAGTTATAAATCTTTTATATTTTTCAAGATATAGCGAAAGAGAAACTGCAAAGTATTTAAAAATATCAAGAAGAAGTGTAAGAACTTATAAAAAAAGAGCTTTAAATAAATTAAAAGTCAACAAATTACATGTATAA
- a CDS encoding diguanylate cyclase, with protein sequence MRRDFEKELYKKLILDSIEEHIVYYDRNMNILYANESAGRSINLSPEDLIGRRCYELWHKREDICQSCPVKRSMETGKMEEGEIVSFDGRVWYIKGYPVKNERGEIVGAVEITQEITEKKKMEEEIKYLSFHDKLTGLYNRAFFEEELKRLDTKRQLPLSIIMGDLNGLKLVNDAFGHKEGDNLLISISKILRNSCRKEDIISRWGGDEFIILLPKTDRFTAQRVCERIKKNCENYNNHNNNLIQLSISLGFATKEREEEKVEDILRLAEDRMYRNKLIEGKSFRDSVISSLKNFLWENSFESRSHEEKIKELSLRIADFLYLSDVEREELTLLAHFHDVGEIAIPKEILKKPDKLTSEEWKEIKTHPEVGYRIAEASHELAHIASLILSHHEWWNGSGYPQGLRGEEIPLVSRIFSIVDAYEVMTSGRPYKKKKTKEEAIEEIKRYAGIQFDPKLVEAFIHVIC encoded by the coding sequence ATAAAAAACTTATATTAGATTCCATAGAAGAACACATAGTATATTATGATAGAAACATGAATATTCTTTATGCAAATGAATCTGCAGGAAGATCTATTAATCTTTCTCCTGAAGACTTAATAGGAAGACGTTGTTATGAACTTTGGCACAAAAGAGAAGATATTTGTCAAAGTTGTCCTGTTAAAAGATCTATGGAAACAGGAAAGATGGAAGAAGGGGAGATAGTATCCTTTGATGGTAGAGTCTGGTATATAAAGGGTTATCCTGTAAAGAATGAGCGGGGAGAAATTGTTGGGGCAGTGGAAATTACTCAGGAAATAACAGAAAAAAAGAAAATGGAAGAGGAAATTAAGTATTTAAGCTTTCATGATAAACTTACAGGATTATATAATAGAGCCTTTTTTGAAGAGGAATTGAAAAGACTTGATACAAAAAGACAACTTCCTTTAAGTATAATTATGGGAGATTTAAATGGATTAAAACTTGTCAACGACGCCTTTGGTCATAAAGAGGGGGATAATCTTTTAATAAGCATTTCTAAGATTCTTAGAAATTCCTGTAGAAAGGAAGATATTATATCAAGATGGGGAGGAGATGAATTTATTATTCTCCTTCCCAAAACTGATAGATTTACTGCTCAAAGGGTATGCGAAAGAATTAAGAAAAACTGTGAAAATTATAATAATCACAATAACAATTTAATACAATTAAGTATATCCTTGGGCTTTGCTACAAAAGAAAGAGAAGAGGAAAAGGTTGAAGATATTTTAAGACTTGCAGAAGATAGGATGTATAGAAATAAATTAATCGAAGGAAAAAGCTTTAGAGATTCTGTGATTTCTTCCCTTAAGAATTTTCTTTGGGAAAATAGTTTTGAAAGTAGATCCCATGAGGAGAAGATAAAGGAATTATCTTTGAGAATTGCAGATTTTCTCTATCTTTCTGATGTGGAAAGGGAAGAATTAACTCTTCTTGCTCATTTCCATGATGTTGGAGAAATTGCTATTCCCAAGGAAATTTTGAAAAAACCTGATAAACTTACCTCCGAAGAATGGAAGGAGATAAAAACCCATCCTGAAGTGGGATATAGGATTGCGGAAGCATCTCACGAATTAGCTCATATTGCTTCTTTAATTCTTTCCCATCATGAATGGTGGAATGGTTCTGGGTATCCTCAAGGGCTGAGAGGAGAAGAGATTCCTCTTGTTTCAAGAATTTTCTCCATTGTAGATGCCTATGAAGTTATGACTTCAGGAAGACCTTATAAAAAGAAGAAAACAAAAGAAGAAGCAATAGAAGAAATAAAAAGATATGCAGGAATCCAGTTTGATCCTAAATTAGTAGAAGCTTTTATACATGTAATTTGTTGA